In Haliotis asinina isolate JCU_RB_2024 chromosome 16, JCU_Hal_asi_v2, whole genome shotgun sequence, the following are encoded in one genomic region:
- the LOC137267921 gene encoding mitochondrial coenzyme A diphosphatase NUDT8-like isoform X2, whose protein sequence is MTCYKFNPPGGQSPSQVTQQYLCLCVQSMESQPSCLLSGQVLYAVTEVKSGGKMDDTDRDPVHTALRETWEELGISMETVDVWGTMMDLPTRVPGGKVTPVIGYCGEVDVNRLSISEDEVELVFTRTIKSICEPKHNGLTQFRTSPGYTLPVFLGGEHRIWGLTAMILHMALTTIAPGLYRNKIRHQS, encoded by the exons ATGACCTGTTACAAGTTCAACCCTCCAGGGGGTCAAAGCCCAAGCCAGGTCACTCAGCAGTACTTGTGCCTCTGTGTACAGTCAATGGAGAGCCAGCCTTCCTGTTTACTCTCAGGTCAAGTTCTCTACGCAGTCACAGAGGTCAAGTCAG GAGGCAAGATGGATGACACAGACAGGGACCCTGTCCATACTGCCCTGCGTGAAACATGGGAGGAACTTGGCATCTCCATGGAAACTGTAGACGTTTGGGGAACAATGATGGATCTTCCAACTAGG GTGCCAGGGGGCAAAGTGACGCCAGTGATTGGTTACTGTGGTGAGGTGGATGTCAACAGGCTCTCTATCAGTGAGGATGAG GTTGAGCTAGTCTTCACACGCACAATAAAATCGATTTGCGAACCAAAACACAATGGCCTGACCCAGTTTCGAACTAGCCCTGGCTACACCCTGCCCGTGTTTCTAGGTGGGGAACATAGAATCTGGGGACTGACGGCCATGATTCTACACATGGCTCTGACCACCATTGCCCCGGGTCTGTATCGCAACAAAATCCGACATCAGTCTTGA
- the LOC137268425 gene encoding polypeptide N-acetylgalactosaminyltransferase 5-like: protein MVSPWLGFRTRRSLRRAISMCCLIGVIVALMYRIRTNHNKLSRELTDALLRLHHPYDPNVKLVSALMNLTDPGVGGTGLLLDVTKLPKEEAEKFKRSLEQWEYSTYTSSFVPLQRSLPDIRLKGCHSLYTDLNLPETSVVIIFHNEHWSVLLRTIHSVMDNSPRHLIKEIILVDDASTDKTLKEPLEEYVTRFRKVKIVRVESNVGLTRARMIGFEQSTAPVAVFMDAHCECFPGWLEPLVTRIAQNQSIITTPNLHSVHPKSFQINEWGHGKEMGIPVLVFPYLFFTWSSMSEEMWKKRKRETDPVRSPAMVGCVIAVSRSWFRKLGMFDPGLEIWGGQATELAIKTWLCGGGLEIIPCSNVAHLYHPHRPSEKRRIAYNRNIARVSNVWLDKYKQFSDNYDGSIAEFGDISDRIALRDSLKCHPFEFYLTHVNPYQFIPGNGIYTGPIRNVELGTHCMDSGGRRKGDSVNVLLYFCHGQGNQLWDFTERREIRIGGQCLDSGYGDNVMIQNCHSQRGNQEWEVVSLNGHVFLRSNGYCVGVTKNKSALVLEKCRNSVLQLWTWKHNRNPRIS from the coding sequence ATGGTCTCACCATGGCTGGGGTTCCGAACACGACGATCTCTTCGAAGAGCCATAAGCATGTGTTGTTTAATAGGTGTCATAGTCGCTCTGATGTACCGTATACGGACGAATCACAATAAGTTGTCTCGGGAATTGACAGATGCCTTGTTACGTCTTCACCATCCATACGATCCCAATGTGAAACTCGTGTCTGCCCTAATGAATCTGACGGATCCAGGAGTCGGTGGGACAGGATTGTTGTTAGATGTGACGAAACTACCTAAAGAAGAAGCTGAGAAGTTCAAGAGAAGTTTGGAGCAGTGGGAGTATTCCACCTATACCAGTAGTTTCGTACCACTCCAGAGATCTCTGCCTGATATCCGTCTTAAAGGATGTCATtcgctgtacacagacctcaaCCTCCCTGAAACCAGTGTGGTCATTATCTTCCACAACGAGCACTGGTCAGTCCTGCTTCGGACTATCCACAGCGTCATGGACAACAGTCCGCGTCATCTCATCAAGGAGATCATACTTGTGGATGATGCATCTACAGACAAGACCCTAAAGGAACCGTTAGAGGAGTATGTCACTCGATTCAGGAAAGTTAAGATAGTGAGAGTTGAGTCAAATGTGGGACTGACAAGAGCGCGGATGATAGGCTTTGAACAGTCTACTGCTCCTGTAGCAGTCTTTATGGACGCACATTGTGAATGTTTTCCTGGCTGGCTGGAACCACTGGTGACAAGGATCGCTCAAAACCAGAGTATAATAACTACCCCTAACCTTCACTCAGTTCATCCAAAAAGTTTCCAAATCAACGAATGGGGACATGGCAAGGAGATGGGCATACCCGTACTTGTCTTCCCATATCTTTTCTTCACTTGGTCCTCCATGTCAGAAGAGATGTGGAAGAAGAGAAAACGAGAGACAGATCCGGTTCGATCTCCAGCCATGGTTGGATGTGTCATTGCCGTCAGCAGGAGTTGGTTCAGAAAGCTTGGCATGTTtgatcctggtttggaaatctGGGGTGGACAGGCTACTGAGCTGGCTATTAAGACGTGGCTCTGTGGAGGTGGACTGGAGATTATTCCCTGTTCGAATGTAGCGCACTTGTACCATCCTCATCGACCATCAGAAAAACGGAGGATCGCATACAACAGAAACATAGCTCGTGTATCCAATGTATGGTTGGACAAGTACAAACAGTTTAGTGACAATTATGACGGCAGCATTGCAGAGTTTGGTGACATTTCTGATAGGATAGCTCTCAGAGATTCGCTCAAATGTCATCCATTTGAGTTTTACTTGACACATGTTAATCCATATCAGTTCATCCCCGGGAACGGTATTTACACAGGGCCGATACGTAATGTGGAGCTTGGTACCCACTGCATGGACTCGGGAGGCAGAAGAAAAGGGGATTCCGTCaatgttttgttgtatttttgtcatgGGCAAGGAAATCAGCTTTGGGATTTCACAGAACGTCGTGAGATTAGAATTGGAGGACAATGTTTAGATTCAGGATACGGAGATAACGTTATGATACAGAACTGTCACAGTCAGAGAGGAAACCAGGAGTGGGAGGTGGTCAGTCTCAATGGTCACGTGTTTCTCCGGTCAAACGGATATTGTGTTGGTGTTACCAAAAATAAATCTGCTCTTGTCTTGGAGAAATGCCGCAATTCTGTATTACAGCTGTGGACTTGGAAGCACAACAGGAATCCTAGGATTTCATGA
- the LOC137267921 gene encoding mitochondrial coenzyme A diphosphatase NUDT8-like isoform X1: MESLRLLTQWKNLLKSGIRKQVLTKRCFQHTMPVTCGNQCHLSNHSYRTKPTSSILKGRYEWHASSAQQIRPCILCQGINRRHDCRKHFSTSSRKMDITLDTVLSENNKKRVQDDLLQVQPSRGSKPKPGHSAVLVPLCTVNGEPAFLFTLRSSSLRSHRGQVSFPGGKMDDTDRDPVHTALRETWEELGISMETVDVWGTMMDLPTRVPGGKVTPVIGYCGEVDVNRLSISEDEVELVFTRTIKSICEPKHNGLTQFRTSPGYTLPVFLGGEHRIWGLTAMILHMALTTIAPGLYRNKIRHQS; the protein is encoded by the exons ATGGAAAGTCTCAGGCTGCTGACTCAGTGGAAAAACCTACTAAAATCTGGTATCAGAAAACAAGTGCTTACCAAAAGGTGCTTCCAACACACAATGCCAGTGACATGCGGGAACCAGTGTCACCTCAGTAACCATAGTTACAGAACAAAACCTACAAGCAGTATCTTGAAGGGCAGATATGAATGGCATGCTTCATCAGCTCAGCAAATAAGACCTTGCATACTTTGTCAAGGGATAAATAGGAGGCATGACTGCAGAAAGCATTTCAGTACATCCTCTAGAAAAATGGATATAACATTAGACACTGTACTCTCCGAAAATAACAAGAAACGCGTACAAGATGACCTGTTACAAGTTCAACCCTCCAGGGGGTCAAAGCCCAAGCCAGGTCACTCAGCAGTACTTGTGCCTCTGTGTACAGTCAATGGAGAGCCAGCCTTCCTGTTTACTCTCAGGTCAAGTTCTCTACGCAGTCACAGAGGTCAAGTCAG TTTTCCAGGAGGCAAGATGGATGACACAGACAGGGACCCTGTCCATACTGCCCTGCGTGAAACATGGGAGGAACTTGGCATCTCCATGGAAACTGTAGACGTTTGGGGAACAATGATGGATCTTCCAACTAGG GTGCCAGGGGGCAAAGTGACGCCAGTGATTGGTTACTGTGGTGAGGTGGATGTCAACAGGCTCTCTATCAGTGAGGATGAG GTTGAGCTAGTCTTCACACGCACAATAAAATCGATTTGCGAACCAAAACACAATGGCCTGACCCAGTTTCGAACTAGCCCTGGCTACACCCTGCCCGTGTTTCTAGGTGGGGAACATAGAATCTGGGGACTGACGGCCATGATTCTACACATGGCTCTGACCACCATTGCCCCGGGTCTGTATCGCAACAAAATCCGACATCAGTCTTGA
- the LOC137268616 gene encoding mitotic spindle assembly checkpoint protein MAD2B-like yields MENVSCLRVSSDVLSEFLEVAVHSILYNQGLYPAGVFVKRKKYNVPVQMCLHPEVKEYVIHVVDGVRWLLEQGEVETVAIVVLRADNSPLERFVFEITDTNNTRSKTDEYLFQLEQSLRAFLLKLNICDSVLQPLPEDCTWTVHIHTRESAAQKLDEKQVIKVPGRFEEILHSRPNFPWVEADEKQQKMEDSKLVPLKSMKSDFFKMQLFVEESAKKTS; encoded by the exons ATGGAAAACGTTAGTTGTCTACGAG TGTCATCAGATGTCCTCAGTGAGTTTCTGGAAGTGGCCGTGCATAGCATCTTGTACAACCAAGGCCTCTACCCAGCAGGAGTGTTTGTGAAGAGGAAGAAGTACAATGTCCCAGTTCAA ATGTGTCTGCACCCTgaagtgaaggagtatgttatcCACGTTGTCGATGGGGTCAGGTGGCTGCTGGAGCAGGGAGAGGTTGAGACAGTGGCCATTGTTGTtctaagggcagataactccccACTGGAGAGATTTGTGTTTGAGATAACTGACACAAACAACACCAGGTCAAA GACAGATGAGTATCTGTTCCAGTTGGAACAATCCCTGAGGGCGTTTCTACTGAAGCTGAATATCTGTGACTCTGTACTGCAGCCACTTCCTGAAG ATTGCACTTGGACTGTGCACATCCACACACGTGAGTCTGCAGCACAGAAGTTGGATGAGAAACAGGTTATCAAAGTCCCTGGGAGATTCGAGGAGATTCTACACTCCAGACCA AACTTTCCCTGGGTTGAAGCTGATGAGAAACAGCAGAAAATGGAAGATTCAAAGCTTGTGCCTCTCAAGTCTATGAAATCTGACTTCTTTAAG ATGCAACTGTTTGTTGAAGAAAGTGCAAAGAAGACATCTTGA